The Maylandia zebra isolate NMK-2024a linkage group LG7, Mzebra_GT3a, whole genome shotgun sequence genome contains a region encoding:
- the ddx54 gene encoding ATP-dependent RNA helicase DDX54: MAQRKKKLTKKKRHTANREPETDSDGDFELAVEIKDDDSPGRKLPRFPAASECLSDVEPDTRELVRAQNKKKKKSGGFQSMGLSYPVFKGVMKKGYKIPTPIQRKTVPVILDGKDVVAMARTGSGKTAAFLIPMFEKLKAPQAQTGARALILTPTRELALQTMKFTKELGKFTGLKTALILGGDRMEDQFAALHENPDIIIGTPGRLMHVVMEMNLKLHSVEYVVFDEADRLFEMGFAEQLQEIIRRLPDTRQTLLFSATLPKLLVEFARAGLTEPVLIRLDVDSKLSDQIKLSFFHLRVDDKPALLLHLLRNVVKPQEQTVVFAATKHHVEYLKELLSSEGLECAYIYSALDQTARKINIGKFVHRKAMVLLVTDVAARGIDIPLLDNVINYNFPSKAKLFLHRVGRVGRAGRSGTAYSLICPDEMPYVYDLHLFLGRPVQFASPEHTQDSEGVFGRVPQSILDDESAHLITSHENSLDLQNLLRVSENAYKQYLKSRPNPSPESIRRVKNTDVSSMGVHPVLGCGLEKMELECLQIVDAIKSYKSKATIFEINSSSKTPASEVMRAKRSKDTRLVDKFSKQREDRAAESRLQQPTNPTTTADCDITEKDESDLKGVFSEVVGGKRRGQQEDGEERPKTKKKRQSGKDEEYYIPYRPKDFDSERGLSLGGEGSAFEQQASSAVLDLMGDEGDRLNQQKKMMKWDRKRKRFVRETGKEDQKKKIKTDSGQVISNKKNRKNFYEEWKKKYKIDDTGSGSDGETGGGGRKPARGRGRGRRGPNVQSSGDHKARSELKTKDQIMKQRKKKQKHQFLQGGGMRKLRSKNKKWLGEVKKSGFGRGGHKKGKLRKKL; this comes from the exons ATGGCTCAGAGAAAGAAGAAGCTGACGAAGAAGAAGAGACACACAGCCAACAGAGAGCCGGAGACCGACTCTGACGGAGACTTCGAGCTGGCTGTTGAAATTAAAGACGATGATTCG CCAGGGCGGAAACTGCCGCGCTTCCCTGCAGCATCAGAGTGCTTGTCAGATGTGGAGCCAGACACCAGGGAGCTGGTCAGAGctcaaaacaagaagaaaaagaaatctggaGGGTTTCAGTCCATGG GTCTCAGTTACCCTGTTTTTAAAGGCGTCATGAAGAAGGGTTACAAAATTCCTACTCCCATCCAAAGAAAG ACTGTACCTGTAATTTTGGATGGAAAAGATGTTGTAGCCATGGCTCGGACTGGCAGCGGTAAGACTGCTGCCTTCCTGATTCCCATGTTTGAGAAGCTAAAGGCCCCTCAGGCCCAAACAGGAGCCAGGGCCCTCATTCTGACCCCCACCAGAGAGTTGGCCCTACAGACCATGAAGTTCACGAAAGAG CTGGGAAAATTCACCGGTCTCAAGACTGCTTTGATCCTTGGTGGAGACAG GATGGAAGATCAGTTTGCTGCTCTCCATGAAAACCCTGACAT TATCATCGGTACCCCTGGTCGTCTTATGCACGTTGTCATGGAGATGAACCTGAAGTTGCACAGTGTGGAGTATGTGGTGTTTGACGAGGCTGACAG GTTGTTCGAAATGGGCTTTGCTGAGCAGCTTCAGGAGATCATCCGCAGACTTCCAGACACTAGACAGACTCTGCTGTTTTCTGCCACCCTGCCTAAACTGTTGGTGGAGTTTGCCAGAGCTG GCCTGACAGAACCTGTACTGATTCGTTTGGATGTGGATTCCAAGCTCAGTGATCAGATCAAG CTGTCATTCTTCCACCTGCGTGTGGATGACAAGCCGGCTCtgctgctccacctcctgaggAACGTAGTGAAGCCTCAGGAACAGACAGTGGTCTTTGCTGCCACCAAACACCATGTGGAGTACCTAAAGGAG CTGCTGTCGTCAGAAGGTTTAGAGTGTGCCTACATCTACAGTGCCCTTGATCAGACTGCCAGGAAGATCAACATTGGGAAATTTGTGCATCGGAAAGCCATGGTGCTTCTGGTGACTGATGTTGCTGCTCGTGGTATAGACATCCCCCTGCTGGATAATGTCATCAATTACAACTTCCCCTCCAAGGCCAAACTTTTCTTGCACAGAGTTG GGCGTGTGGGACGAGCGGGCCGAAGTGGCACAGcctatagtctgatttgtcctGATGAAATGCCTTATGTCTACGACCTCCACCTCTTCCTAGGGCGACCAGTTCAGTTTGCTTCACCTGAACACACACAAG ATTCAGAAGGTGTGTTTGGTCGAGTCCCTCAAAGCATCTTGGATGATGAAAGTGCTCATCTGATCACGTCTCACGAAAACTCCCTGGACCTGCAAAATCTGCTCCGTGTCTCAGAGAACGCCTACAAGCAGTACCTCAAGTCGCGGCCAAACCCCTCGCCGGAGTCCATCAGACGGGTTAAAAACACAGATGTGTCCAGCATGGGTGTCCATCCAGTACTTG GGTGTGGTCTGGAAAAAATGGAACTGGAGTGCCTTCAAATAGTCGATGCCATCAAGAGCTACAAATCCAAAGCG ACCATCTTCGAAATCAACTCCAGTAGTAAGACACCAGCCAGTGAGGTGATGCGGGCCAAACGCTCTAAAGACACTCGGCTAGTGGACAAATTCAGCAAGCAGAGAGAAGACCGAGCTGCAGAAAGCAGGCTGCAGCAGCCAACCAACCCCACCACTACTGCTGACTGTGACATCACCGAAAAGGATGAGAGTGATTTAAAA GGGGTGTTTTCAGAGGTGGTAGGTGGTAAAAGAAGAGGTCAGCAGGAAGATGGCGAAGAGCGACCAAAGACCAAGAAAAAGAGGCAGTCAGGCAAAGATGAAGAGTATTATATCCCTTACAGACCTAAAGACTTTGACTCTGAGAGAGG GTTGAGTCTCGGTGGAGAGGGCAGTGCTTTTGAACAGCAGGCCTCTTCAGCTGTCCTTGATCTCATGGGAGATGAAGGCGATCGCCTTAaccagcagaagaaaatgatgaaATG gGACCGTAAGAGGAAGCGTTTTGTGAGAGAAACgggaaaagaagaccagaagaagaagatcaaAACAGACAGCGGTCAGGTTATCAGTAACAAGAAGAACAGGAAGAACTT TTATGAGGAGTGGAAGAAAAAATACAAGATTGATGATACAGGATCTGGATCAGATGGAGAAACAGGCGGAGGAGGCAGGAAGCCAGCAAGAG